CGTCGCTCCAGACGATCTGCCAGCCACCGCCCTCGGCGCGCTCCAGCGCGCCGCGAAATTTCTTGCGGTTGGCAGCCACCGCGCCGCCCGCCGCAGCGCCGATGGGCTGCTTGAGCGTGAGATCCACCACTTCGCCCTCGAAACGGATGAAGTCCTGCTCGTGGCGCAGCGGGCGATCGATGCCGGGCGACGACACTTCCAGTCGCGCATAGTCCACGCCATCGACTTCCAGAGCGAACTGCAGCTGGCGCGTGACTTTTTCGCAGTCTTCGACGGTGATGAACTGCTCGACCGCCGGGACCGTGTCGGCCGCGGGTGCCGCCCAGGGCATGTCGATGGTGATGCGCAGCAAGCCTCCGGCGGAGCGTTCGATCTCCACCAGGTCATACCCCAGGCCGGTCACGGTCTGTTCAACGATTTGCTGCAATGCCACGTGTCTGCGCTCTACCCTGTGTGATTCCAGTTCGGTGGCCAGACCGGCAAAAACAGCCGCGGCCAAAAAACAAACGCCAAAAAAAAAGGGCGGTAAATACCCGCCCGTTTGGTCGTGAAGCGCGTATTGTATCCGCGATTGCGACGCCGTGTAAAGTTGCGCGGCATGCATCTTGCATGGCGCCTGGGGCGCTAGCGACTGCCCAGCACCCTCTGAAACAGCGCCTGGGCAGCGGCATCGGCTTCCCCTTCATCCTTGCCCGCCTGCAGAACTGCCACCATGCGCGCCAGCACCGCCATCTGCGGCAGTACCGGGCCGAAGAACCGGACGCGGCCTTCTCCGGCAACGAGGATGGTGGGAAAGGTCTCCACATCCAGGTCGCCCACGATGTCCTCGTCGTCCTCGACATCCACCCAGGCCATTCGCAGAGCGGGCTGCTGTTGCGCCAGGGCATCGAACGCATCGCGGAATTCCCGGCATACGCCGCACCATTGGGCGCAAAAACACACCACCCACCAGGCACGATCCTGGGACGCCGGCAATGCCGGCACGGCTTGGCTGCCCATGTGTGCTCGATCTCCTGAACGGGTGGTGGTACCTAGGGCCCGCGCCGCTCGCGGGCGCGGTGGACCGCCATGGTATCCACCTTGCCGGCCTCGTTGCCCCAGGCATTGCGGATGAAGGACAGCACGTCGGCGGTTTCCTGATCACTCAGCGTCTGCATGAAGGGCGGCATGCCGAAGGGCCTCGGATTGCCCGCCGTTGCCGGAGCGTAGCCCCCCTGCAACACTAGTCGCACCAGATTGGTGGGATCCTGCAGCAATACCGCGCGGTTGCCCGCCAGGGCCGGGAAGGCCTGCGCCCTGCCCTCGCCCTGATTGCCGTGGCATTCGGCGCAGTGCCGGCCATACAGCTGCTCGCCGCGCTGCAGCGCCGCCTGCGACGGCCTGGCGGCATCGCCAGAAGCGGAGGGCGGGCGCTGCGGCAAGGCTTGCAGCCAGGCCACGGCTGCTTGCATGTCGGCCTCGCTCCAGTACTGCAGGCTGTGGAACACCACATCGGCCATCGGCCCGGACACGCTGGCGCGCGCAGAGACGCCGGTCGCCAACAGGACTGCCGCATCATCTGCATCCCATCCGGCCAGGCCGGCCTCGGACGGCATATCGAGCGCCGGCGCATACCAGCCCTGCCCGGCGACCATGCCGCCCTGCAGGGACGCCCGGGCCCGCGGCGCACCCCAGGCATTGCGCGGCGTGTGGCACGCTGCGCAGTGTCCCAGGCCCTGGACAAGATAGGCGCCGCGGTTGAGCCGGGCTTGTTGCGTGGCGTCAACAGGGGTAGCGGCCATCACGGCACGCTCGGACGGGGCCGCAGGGCGAAAGAACAGCGCCCGCCAGACCGCCAGCGCCGCCTGCGTATTGAACGGAAAGCGCAGCGCGTGGGCCGGGCTGGCGTTGTCCACCGGCTCCAGGCTTTGCAGGTAGGCAAAGAGGGCATCCGAATCCTCGCGCGTGACCAGCGTGTAGTTCGGATAGGGAAACGCCGGGTAGAGCAGCCGCCCGTCGCGCGAGCGGCCGTTGTGCATGGCGCGCCAGAACTCGGCAGCCGTCCAACCGCCCAGGCCGGTGCCGGCATGCGGCGTGAGGTTGGGTGCGTAGATCGCGCCAAAGGGCGTCTGCACGCCTGCGCCGCCCGCGTAGTCGCGCCCGCCCCGCGCGGTATGGCAGCCAATGCAGTTGCCCACACGCGCCAAGTATTGTCCCCGCGCGACCACTTCGAACGAGGCGGGCGCGGCCGCATGCAGCGCCGGCAGGGGCGCTTCGTCCAGCCGGTTGAGAAAGAGGACCCAGCCCGAAGCGGCCATCAGCAGACCCAGCGCGACCCCGGCCCATACCCACCCCCTTTTCTTGAGCGGTTGTTTCACTGCACGGCTCCCGCACCGGGCAGGCCGCCGCAGCGCAGTGGCAGGGTCGCAGGCAGCTGCTGTGCGGGGGCCGCTCCAGCGGGAACCGGCTGCGCCGCCAGCCAGGCGGCGACGGCGCGCACGTCCTGCAGGCTCAGCTTGCGTGCAACGGCGGCCATACAGTCGGGCGGCTGTGCGTGGCGCTGCCCGGTCTGCCAGGCGCCCAGCTGGCTGCCCACGTAGTCACGCGACAGGCCGAGCAGCCCTGGCAGCCAGGGTGCCGCCCCCATCAGCGACGCCCCGTGGCAGTCCACGCACGCCGGTATGTCCCGTCCTGCATCGCCCTGGCGCACCAGCAGGCGGCCGCGCTCCAGCTCCTGCGGCGGCGCCTGGGCGGCGAGCGGCGGCGCGTACGCCAGCTGCAGGCTGGCGAAATGCTGGGCAATGTCCTGCAGGTAGGCATCGGTCAGGTGCTCCAGCAGATAGGACATCTGCGGATAGCTGCGCCGACCATCACGGAAGTTGAGCAGCTGGTTGTACAGATAGCCTGCCGGCTTGCCGGCAATGCGCGGGAAGTAGCCCTGGGGTGTGGCGCGACCCTCCTTGCCGTGGCAGGCGGTGCATGCCAGCACCCGGTCCCGCAGGTCGTCCACCCGCCCCGCCTGCACCGGCTGGGCCATAGCGGGCAGCGCCAGCAGCAGCCCCGCCAACAAGGCGGACGCCGCGCGCCAGAGCGCCAGCAGCCTCTCAACCACGCCCGACGAATGGCATCTTGGTGGCCATGACGGTGTGGAACAGTACGTTGGCGCCCAGGGGCAGACTGGCCATATGCAATACCGACTGCCCGACGATATCCACGTCGATCATGGGCTCGCTGGCTATGGCGCCATGGGCCTGCAGCACGCCCTGGGTCATGCGCTCGGCCAGTTCGGTGTGGGCATTGCCCACGTCGATCTGCCCCACGGCAATGTCCCAGGCGCGGCCGTCCAGGGAGGCCGCCTTGGTCATGCCCGTCACGGCATGTTTGGTAGCGGTATAGGCAATCGAATGCGGGCGCGGCGCGTGCGCCGAGATAGAACCGTTGTTGATGATGCGCCCGCCACGCGGCGATTGCGCCTTCATGACGCGAAAAGCGTTCTGGATGCCATAGAACATGCCGCTCAGGTTGACGTCCACCACGCTCTTCCATTGCGCTGCGCTCAGCTCGTCCAGCGGCGTGGCGGGCGCGCCCGTGCCCGCGTTGTTGAACAGCAAGTCCAGCCGACCGAAATGCTGCACGGTGCGGTCGAATACCTCACGCAAGGCGGCGTGGTCGGTGACGTCGGCCGGGGCGACCAGCACGCGCGCGCCTGCATCGGACTGCTGCGCCACCAGCTGCAGCGGCGGTTCACGCCGCCCTACAAGCGTCACGCTCCAGCCCGCGCCCAGCAGGGCCAGCGCCGCCGCCCGCCCGATGCCCGTGCCTGCGCCGGTAATGAGGGCAATGCCCGGCCGTGCGTCCTCTCTGGACATGGTCTTTCTCCTTGGATTTGTCTTTTGTGAGGCTGACCCGCAGTCATGCGGGTCGGCTTGCGTCAGCCTAGCCGCGCTGGCGCGCGCCGCCCTTGCCGGGCTTCTTCACGCCGGAGCGCCCGGCCTTGGCGGCAGGCTCGGCCTTTGCGCCGCGGGGCTTTTCCTTGCGTGCGTGTGCGCCTTCTTCCGCGGCAGCGCCGCTGCGGCGCTTGCCCGCATTGCGCGCCTTGCCCTCCACCGCCTGCGAGGCAAGCAATTCGTCGCGCACCAGCCTGAAGTCGATGCGCCGGCCGTCCAGGTCCACCCGGCTGACCTGCACGCGCACGCGCGCGCCGATGCCGTAGCGGATGCCCGTGCGCTCGCCGCGCAGCTCCTGGCGCGCCTCGTCGTAGCGGTAGTACTCCCCACCCAACTCGGTGATATGCACCAGTCCCTCGACATACAGCGCATCCAGCGTCACGAAAATACCGAAGCTGGTGACTGCGCTGACCACGCCGCCGTATTCCTCGCCCAGGTGCTCGCGCATGTACTGGCACTTCAGCCAGGCCTCCACGTCGCGGCTGGCCTCGTCGGCCCGGCGCTCGTTGGCGCTGCAATGCAGGCCTGCCGCCTCCCAGGCCATGGTCTCGCGCGTGCTGGCCGCGCCAGGCGTCTTGCGCGGGCGCTGCGTGGGAGCAGCGGCCTTGGCAGCCAGGCGCTTGGCCAGCTTGAACTGCGCCTCGCCCGGCGTCGGCAGGGCTGGCAGCGCGTACTTGGAATTGCCCAGGATGGAGCGGATGACGCGATGCACCAGCAGGTCCGGGTAGCGGCGGATGGGACTGGTGAAGTGCGTATAGGCCTCGAAAGCCAGTCCAAAGTGGCCGCTGTTGATGGGCGTGTAGATCGCCTGCTGCATGGACCGCAGCAGCATGGTGTGGATCTGCTGGGCGTCGGGACGGTCCTTGGTGGCTTCGGCGATGGTCTGGAACTCGCCAGGGCGCGGCTCGTCCCCCAGCATGACGCCCACGCCCATGGCCTTCAGGTAGCCCCGCAGGATCTCCAGCTTCTCCGGCGTCGGGCCTTCATGCACGCGGTACAGGCCGACACGCTTGCCCTCGCCGATGAAGTCAGCGCTGCACACGTTGGCAGCCAACATGGCTTCCTCGATCAGCCGGTGCGCCTCGGTACGCACGCGCGGCACGATCTTGTCGATGCGCCCGTTGTCGTCGCAGACGATCTGCGTCTCGGTGGTCTCGAAATCCACCGCCCCGCGCGCATGGCGGGCAGCCAGCAGCGCGCGGTACACGTCATGCAGGTTCAGCAGGTCGTCCACGCGCTCGTGGTAGCGCGCGGCTTCCGGCCCGCGGGTATTGGCCAGGATGGCCGACACGTCCGTATAGGTGAAGCGGGCATGGCTGCGCATCACGGCCGGGTAGAACTGGTAGGCGTGGACCTCGCCCTTGGCATTGACCAGCATGTCGCAGACCATGCACAGGCGCTCGACGTGCGGGTTCAGCGAACACAACCCGTTGGAGAGCTTCTCCGGCAGCATGGGGATCACGCGCCGCGGAAAGTACACGCTGGTGGCCCGGTCGTAGGCATCCACGTCGATCGGGCTGCCTGTCTCCACGTAGTGGCTGACATCGGCAATGGCTACCAGCAGCCGCCAGCCCTTGCTGCGGCCCACGCGGGCCGGCTCGCAGTACACCGCATCGTCGAAATCGCGCGCGTCCTCGCCGTCGATGGTGACCAGGGGCACGTCCGTCAGGTCCACGCGCTGGCGCTTGTCCTGGGCACGCACCTTGTCGGGCAGTGCCTTGGCCTGTGCCAGGGCGGCCTCGGAAAATTCATGCGGCACGCCGTATTTGCGCACGGCGATCTCCACCTCCATGCCGGGGTCGTCCACTTCGCCCAGCACCTCGACCACACGGCCCACGGGCTGACCGTACAAGGCCGGCGGCTCGGTCAGCTCGACCACAACCACCTGGCCGGTGTTGGCCGTGCCGGTGGCGCCCTTGGGAATCAGCACGTCCTGGCCATAGCGTTTGTCTTCGGGAGCCACCAGCCAGACACCGCTTTCCTGCAGCAGCCGGCCGATGATGGGCTGGCGCGGGCGATCGATGATCTCCACCACGCGGCCCTCGGGGCGGCCGCGGCGGTCCTGGCGCACGATGCGCACACGCACACGGTCCTTGTGCAGCACGGCACGCATTTCGTTGGGCGGCAGGTAGATGTCCTGGGCGCTGTCGTCCGCAATGACGAAGCCGTGGCCGTCGCGATGACCCTGTACGCTGCCCTCGATTTCATCGGAAGGAGCTTTTTGCGCGGAAGTCACGCTGGCGTGTTTTTTTTGGTTGTACAATCTCGTTCTTTCCTGAAATGCCCAGGTGGCGGAATTGGTAGACGCACTAGTTTCAGGTACTAGCGCTGAGAGGCGTGGAGGTTCGAGTCCTCTCCTGGGCACCAAGTTTAACGAGAACCCGCAAGGGTTCCGGCAATAAAAGCCGCTTCATTCGTGAAGCGGCTTTTTTGTTTGTCGTGCCCGCCGCGTAGAATTTTTTTGCGAAACTCCCCGGAAGCGCCAAAAAACCATCCTATACTCGCGGCTTCCCTGAAATGCCCAGGTGGCGGAATTGGTAGACGCACTAGTTTCAGGTACTAGCGCTGAGAGGCGTGGAGGTTCGAGTCCTCTCCTGGGCACCACAACACAAACAAAAAGCCGCTGATGCAAATCAGCGGCTTTTTCGTTTCCGGCATGGCGAAACTGAACGCCATGCAGGGCGCCGGGCCTTTCGGCCCAGACCACCCTTTTCTTACTTGCGCATCAACGCCTTGAGTGCGTTTTGCAGGCGGCGCGCCCGGGCTTCGTCGCCAGCGCTGGCAAAGACCTGCGCGGCATCGCTCTCCCAGGTCTGCTGCGGGGACGGATCGTTGCGGCGCGTGAGCAGCTGCAGCTGCAATACGCGGCGCGCGGACAGCTGGTCGGGCGGGGTCGGCACCTCGGCAGCGATCTCCAGGCGCAGCAGCGCCTGCTGTGCGTCGCCCGCCGCAGCCGAGGCGGACAGCGCCTGGGTCCACGCCGTGCGGGCGCCTGCCGACACCCTGCCGCCCAGCTCCTGCGCACTGGGCACTTGCGCCGCGTCGCGCGCCTGCCAGGCGGCCATCAGCTGCGTGAGCGCCTCGCCGTGCGCCTGGGCCGCCAGTTTGCGCAGCGTGGCCTGGGCGTGGTCCATGGCGTCGCGCTGGGCTCTAAAAGCGGCATCACCCAGGCGCGGGCCGCGAGCCGGCGCATCGCCCCGGTCGCGCATGCGCCCGCCCGGCCCGGCCCTGAAATCGTCGCGGTCGCGCCGCTCGCCGGGACGGCCGCCGCGCTGCTGGGGCGCCGCCGTGGCCGGCTTGCGCCCACCCGGGCGATCGTCGCCGCGCACGGCCACCACGGCGCGCTGCACGGGCGCAGGCGCGGATGCCGGTGCAGATTCATCCTCAGGCGCTTCGGCTCCTGCTTCGGTATTTGTAGCTGCTGGCGCTTGCTGGGCTTGGGCGGGAGCCTGATTTGGCTCAGAATTTCCGTTGTCTTGCGCCTTCAAGGCAGCGTCCAGCCTGGCCATGGCCTCGCGGATGCGCTGCGCATCTCCCGACGCGTTGGCCGCCTCCAGCGCCTTGGACGCTTCCAGCACCGCGCGGTCATGCGCACCCATCTGGGCCGCGCCCTGCTCGCGCGCCGCACTCTTGCGGGCAAAGGCCTCGTCGATGGGCCTGCGGAAAGCGTCCCACAGCTTTTGCTCCTGACGACGGTCCAGCGGCACGACCTGGGCCTCAGCCTGCCAGCGTTGCTGCAGCGCCTTGACGGCGTCGATGCGCAGCTGCGGCGCGGCGCCCAGCGCCGTGGCTTCTTCGATCATGGCGTGGCGCAGCGCCAGGCTGGCCTTTTGCGCCGCCGCCAGCGGCGCTCCCGCCTCGGCGATGGCGTCCCTCCACAAGGGCTGCAACTCGGCAAACACCTTTTCGCTGACATGGCCGCCGGCGCGCCAGCGCTCGCTGAATTGGTGCAGCGCGCGGCTGGCGCCCTTCCAGTCGGGGGCGGCGGTGGCGGCCTGCTCCTGCGCCCAGGCCTTGAGCTCGTCCACCAGGGCCTGGCGCTGGGCGCGGTGCTGGGCACTTTCGGCGCGCACCTTGTCCAACCAGGCCTCCACGGTCTTGTGGGCGGCGTTGCAGGCCTCATCGAAGCGCTTCCACAGCGCATGGTTGGCGGGCGCGCCCTGGTCGGCCTGCTTCCACTGCTCGCGCAGCTGGCGCAGCGTTTCCTGCATCTTGCGTCCGCCCAGCGCCTGGCCTTCGGGACGGTTCAGCAGACCCTCGGCACGCGCCACCAGGTCTTCGCGCACCTGATCGGCGCTCCAGCGCTGCCAGCCTTCCAGCTCGCCAGCGGCGATCAGGGCGGCATGCACCTTCTGCTCCAGTTCGTTGTCGATCAGCTTGCCGTGCACCTTGAGCACCCCGCGCAGGGCGGTCGCGGCGCCGGCGCTGGCCTTGCCGTGCCCCTGGGCGGTCTCTTCCTCCAACTTGGCCAGGGCTTCGCGCACGGCCTGCTGGGCCGCCTCCCGCTGGGCCGGATCCACCTTGGGACGCGCCGGGGCGGCGCTGCGCGCCTGGGTCTTTTCCGATTCGGTAGGCAGGCCGCGCGCCTGGCGCAGCTCGTCGGCCCACACGGGCACGGGCGGCAGCGGCGCGGCGGCGTCCTCGGACGCGGCGACGGTCTGGCCTAACGCCGACTGGAAGGCCTCCCAAACCACCAGCAGCTGGGCGCGCGAAGCCTCCAGTTGCACCGGAAAGCGTGCTTCCACACTGGGCCAGGCGCCGTCGCCGGAGAGCTCCTGCGCCTGCGCCTGCCAACGCTCGACGTCAGCGCTCAGCAACGCCAGCGCCGCCTGCGCGTCCTTCCAGGGCTTGGTGGACAGCACCTCGATGCGCTGGGCCAGCAGCACGGCGGCTTCGCGCTGCACCTGCACGCGGTGCTGCAGGTCTTCGATCACCTTGACGCGTTCGGCCAGCTGGCCCTTGAGCTGCGACAGCGGCTCGCGCGACAGCGGGGCGCCGGCCTTGGCCGCGTCGCGCTGCCAGGCCAGGGCATCGGCAATGTTCAGGCGCGGCGCGGCCAGCAATGCCTCGGCCTTGGCGGCCCACTCGGCGGCGATGGCCTCCTGCGCCTGCGCGCGGCGGAGCTCGTCCAACCGTTCGCGCACGGCACGCGCCGCGCCCTTGTCGCGTGCGCTGAGTTCCTTGAACACTTCCTGCAAGCGCTCGACCGGAGGCTGGGTGGCCAGCCAGTCGCGGATGCGCGCCGCACGCTCGCCGGAGGTGGCCGCCGAAAAGGCGCCGCCCGTCAGCGCGTCCAGGGGATGCGGCTCGCTGGTTTTGGCCGGGGCCGGGGTGGTTTCAGGGGCGTCGGACATTTTGCTGCGGGAGGAAAAAGGAAACATGGTTCTGGCAAGAGGGCGATGGGCCGGGGCGCGGCGAGCGCTCAGGCGAGATCGCGGCAGGAGGCAGATGGACGGGGCAACCCGGCCACCGCGGGAAAGCTGCTATTTTGGCCCGGTTTTGCAGAGCGGCCACCAGGGCCGCCGCGGCCATGCCGCCGGGACGCATCCCGGCGCTCTCTTGAAGTCGGCGCTTGGCCATCAAAATTGATAGCTGCCGGCGCTTGCTGCACGGGGGTTCAAGGCCGTTGTCTCTTAGAACCTTCTCCATGAATGCAGGGCCGTGCCCCTATCTATATAGAGGGCAAGGCTGATCACCCTGGAGAAAGACCCGCCAACCTGGCCTGCCTGCTGATGAAGGGCAGAAAAAGAGAAGCCCGGTGGAGAGAGATCCCTCCACCGGGCCCGATGGCGGACACAACGGTCCATGTGCCATCGCTTTTCGCACCGGGGAGAAACTGGTCCCCAAGTGCGGGAGGCAAGAGATTGCCTCCGGGGGTGCCGCGCAAGAGCTGCTTTTTGCAAAGCCACGACCCTGGTTGGCGTAGCGCCCGGCCGCGACCGGACGACTGCAAGATTAGCAAGAGCTGGCCACCTGTTCCAACAATGTTTCGCATTGACACAACCTCGGCGGCCACCTTTGGTCAGTGGCTGTTTCCTGAGGCTACAGACAGTTTCTTCATGCGATTTATGTCTCAAAGAAGAAAACCTTAGTGTTGACTGTGCATTTTGGACCCCCCTAGAATCCGCCAACTTCACGACGACACCTCGTAGTAACCCTAGCCCAGCCGATTCCCGGCTTCGATGATCCGCAAGTTTCCGGTGCGCCGCGCGCCCGGCACGGATCGATATGGCAACCCAGTCCGGGCGAGCACGCCCGGCCCGAAATCGAGTTTCTCTCCCCTGCATCGCTGCTTTGCGGTGCCTCGCTTCGCCGGGACTCGTTTCTTGCAGAAAGGAAGAGAGCTATGACAGCTTCAGGACGAGCCGTCGCCGGCGTTCGCACTTTTGCCGCCGACGTCGCCAACGGTTTTCTGGAAGTCACCCACAGCAGCTTCGCCCTGCTGGGACTGGCCGTCGCCTTCGCCGCCATCACCCTGTTGGCACGCCCGGACCTGCGCCAAAGCGGCGAGGAGCACCTGATGGGCTGGCTGCAGTCGCGCCAGCCGGTGGTGGTGCAGCTGGAGGCGGAGCCGCCGCTGGGCGAGCGCCCCATCGCCATCAACCCCAAGGAGCTGCCGCGCGAGCAGGCCGCCGTGGCCTACTGGCTGAGCAAAAAATACCGCGTGGCGCCCGAGCCGGTGGCAGCGCTGGTGAACGAGGCCTATGAGATCGGCTCGCGCACCAAGCTGGATCCGACGCTGATCCTGGCCATCGTGGCCATCGAATCGAGCTTCAATCCGTTTGCGCAAAGCGCCGTAGGCGCGCAGGGCCTGATGCAGGTCATGACGCGGGTGCACACCGACAAATATGAAGACGTGGGCGGGCACCTGGCGGCGTTCAATCCCGTGGCCAACCTGCGCGTGGGCGTGAAGGTGTTGCAAGAGTGCATTGCCCGCGCCGGCTCGCTGGAAGGCGGCCTGCGCTACTACGTGGGCGCTGCCAACCTGCCCAGCGACGGCGGCTATGCCGCCAAGGTGCTGGCCGAGCACTTCCGGCTGCGCCAGGTGGCCGGCGGGCGCTCCGCCTCCCCTGCCGCACCAGCGGCCACTCCGCCTGTCCTGTCCACCAAGGCGCCGGCCGAGGCCGCCGGCGTGGGCACCCCTTCCGCCGCGCTGCAGCCCGCCGTGGAGAAGGTGGCGATGCTGGCTGGGGCCTGAGCGGCCGGCCGCCGGCGCTGGGCTACACTAGCCGGGTACGCGACTGGCGATAGGCGCGGGGCCCGGAAAGGGCGCCGCCGCTGACGTGGAAATCCTGCAGGAGGCACGCCCTTTTCTGCCAACCACTGGGAAGCGTACCGCGCGGGCAGCGTCAAGCTGCCTTTGGCGCGATCCGTCGTTCGCCTGGGCAGCCCTTGGAAATTACCGAGGGACACACGTTCATCAGACTGCCAACCATGTACCAACGCAACATCCTTGTCGAACAAACCGACCCCGAGGTGTGGGCCGCCATCCAGGCCGAAGACCGCCGCCAGGAAGAGCACATCGAGCTGATCGCCAGCGAAAACTACGCCTCGCCCGCCGTCAT
The DNA window shown above is from Pulveribacter suum and carries:
- the rimP gene encoding ribosome maturation factor RimP; translated protein: MALQQIVEQTVTGLGYDLVEIERSAGGLLRITIDMPWAAPAADTVPAVEQFITVEDCEKVTRQLQFALEVDGVDYARLEVSSPGIDRPLRHEQDFIRFEGEVVDLTLKQPIGAAAGGAVAANRKKFRGALERAEGGGWQIVWSDEPPAKPGQRVSKKRPPAPVQVLGFTLDELREARLAPLVNFKGRDAKGGTPAAD
- a CDS encoding lytic transglycosylase domain-containing protein, producing the protein MTASGRAVAGVRTFAADVANGFLEVTHSSFALLGLAVAFAAITLLARPDLRQSGEEHLMGWLQSRQPVVVQLEAEPPLGERPIAINPKELPREQAAVAYWLSKKYRVAPEPVAALVNEAYEIGSRTKLDPTLILAIVAIESSFNPFAQSAVGAQGLMQVMTRVHTDKYEDVGGHLAAFNPVANLRVGVKVLQECIARAGSLEGGLRYYVGAANLPSDGGYAAKVLAEHFRLRQVAGGRSASPAAPAATPPVLSTKAPAEAAGVGTPSAALQPAVEKVAMLAGA
- a CDS encoding DUF349 domain-containing protein; the encoded protein is MSDAPETTPAPAKTSEPHPLDALTGGAFSAATSGERAARIRDWLATQPPVERLQEVFKELSARDKGAARAVRERLDELRRAQAQEAIAAEWAAKAEALLAAPRLNIADALAWQRDAAKAGAPLSREPLSQLKGQLAERVKVIEDLQHRVQVQREAAVLLAQRIEVLSTKPWKDAQAALALLSADVERWQAQAQELSGDGAWPSVEARFPVQLEASRAQLLVVWEAFQSALGQTVAASEDAAAPLPPVPVWADELRQARGLPTESEKTQARSAAPARPKVDPAQREAAQQAVREALAKLEEETAQGHGKASAGAATALRGVLKVHGKLIDNELEQKVHAALIAAGELEGWQRWSADQVREDLVARAEGLLNRPEGQALGGRKMQETLRQLREQWKQADQGAPANHALWKRFDEACNAAHKTVEAWLDKVRAESAQHRAQRQALVDELKAWAQEQAATAAPDWKGASRALHQFSERWRAGGHVSEKVFAELQPLWRDAIAEAGAPLAAAQKASLALRHAMIEEATALGAAPQLRIDAVKALQQRWQAEAQVVPLDRRQEQKLWDAFRRPIDEAFARKSAAREQGAAQMGAHDRAVLEASKALEAANASGDAQRIREAMARLDAALKAQDNGNSEPNQAPAQAQQAPAATNTEAGAEAPEDESAPASAPAPVQRAVVAVRGDDRPGGRKPATAAPQQRGGRPGERRDRDDFRAGPGGRMRDRGDAPARGPRLGDAAFRAQRDAMDHAQATLRKLAAQAHGEALTQLMAAWQARDAAQVPSAQELGGRVSAGARTAWTQALSASAAAGDAQQALLRLEIAAEVPTPPDQLSARRVLQLQLLTRRNDPSPQQTWESDAAQVFASAGDEARARRLQNALKALMRK
- a CDS encoding c-type cytochrome → MAQPVQAGRVDDLRDRVLACTACHGKEGRATPQGYFPRIAGKPAGYLYNQLLNFRDGRRSYPQMSYLLEHLTDAYLQDIAQHFASLQLAYAPPLAAQAPPQELERGRLLVRQGDAGRDIPACVDCHGASLMGAAPWLPGLLGLSRDYVGSQLGAWQTGQRHAQPPDCMAAVARKLSLQDVRAVAAWLAAQPVPAGAAPAQQLPATLPLRCGGLPGAGAVQ
- the rnr gene encoding ribonuclease R, yielding MYNQKKHASVTSAQKAPSDEIEGSVQGHRDGHGFVIADDSAQDIYLPPNEMRAVLHKDRVRVRIVRQDRRGRPEGRVVEIIDRPRQPIIGRLLQESGVWLVAPEDKRYGQDVLIPKGATGTANTGQVVVVELTEPPALYGQPVGRVVEVLGEVDDPGMEVEIAVRKYGVPHEFSEAALAQAKALPDKVRAQDKRQRVDLTDVPLVTIDGEDARDFDDAVYCEPARVGRSKGWRLLVAIADVSHYVETGSPIDVDAYDRATSVYFPRRVIPMLPEKLSNGLCSLNPHVERLCMVCDMLVNAKGEVHAYQFYPAVMRSHARFTYTDVSAILANTRGPEAARYHERVDDLLNLHDVYRALLAARHARGAVDFETTETQIVCDDNGRIDKIVPRVRTEAHRLIEEAMLAANVCSADFIGEGKRVGLYRVHEGPTPEKLEILRGYLKAMGVGVMLGDEPRPGEFQTIAEATKDRPDAQQIHTMLLRSMQQAIYTPINSGHFGLAFEAYTHFTSPIRRYPDLLVHRVIRSILGNSKYALPALPTPGEAQFKLAKRLAAKAAAPTQRPRKTPGAASTRETMAWEAAGLHCSANERRADEASRDVEAWLKCQYMREHLGEEYGGVVSAVTSFGIFVTLDALYVEGLVHITELGGEYYRYDEARQELRGERTGIRYGIGARVRVQVSRVDLDGRRIDFRLVRDELLASQAVEGKARNAGKRRSGAAAEEGAHARKEKPRGAKAEPAAKAGRSGVKKPGKGGARQRG
- a CDS encoding thioredoxin family protein — protein: MGSQAVPALPASQDRAWWVVCFCAQWCGVCREFRDAFDALAQQQPALRMAWVDVEDDEDIVGDLDVETFPTILVAGEGRVRFFGPVLPQMAVLARMVAVLQAGKDEGEADAAAQALFQRVLGSR
- a CDS encoding SDR family oxidoreductase encodes the protein MSREDARPGIALITGAGTGIGRAAALALLGAGWSVTLVGRREPPLQLVAQQSDAGARVLVAPADVTDHAALREVFDRTVQHFGRLDLLFNNAGTGAPATPLDELSAAQWKSVVDVNLSGMFYGIQNAFRVMKAQSPRGGRIINNGSISAHAPRPHSIAYTATKHAVTGMTKAASLDGRAWDIAVGQIDVGNAHTELAERMTQGVLQAHGAIASEPMIDVDIVGQSVLHMASLPLGANVLFHTVMATKMPFVGRG
- a CDS encoding cytochrome c, coding for MAASGWVLFLNRLDEAPLPALHAAAPASFEVVARGQYLARVGNCIGCHTARGGRDYAGGAGVQTPFGAIYAPNLTPHAGTGLGGWTAAEFWRAMHNGRSRDGRLLYPAFPYPNYTLVTREDSDALFAYLQSLEPVDNASPAHALRFPFNTQAALAVWRALFFRPAAPSERAVMAATPVDATQQARLNRGAYLVQGLGHCAACHTPRNAWGAPRARASLQGGMVAGQGWYAPALDMPSEAGLAGWDADDAAVLLATGVSARASVSGPMADVVFHSLQYWSEADMQAAVAWLQALPQRPPSASGDAARPSQAALQRGEQLYGRHCAECHGNQGEGRAQAFPALAGNRAVLLQDPTNLVRLVLQGGYAPATAGNPRPFGMPPFMQTLSDQETADVLSFIRNAWGNEAGKVDTMAVHRARERRGP